A section of the Deinococcus taeanensis genome encodes:
- a CDS encoding Lrp/AsnC family transcriptional regulator yields the protein MRQSGGHLDPLDHRILQELQTDSRLSMRELGRRVGLSAPAVTERVRRLEDAGVILGYGVRVASKPLGRTITAFIGVQDSGRNDPTLVRWATRHDGVLECHSVTGDNSCILKVAVPDVGALESMLTELINMGFTCDTSIVLSTPLEGKLLLPPK from the coding sequence ATGAGACAGTCCGGCGGCCACCTCGACCCCCTCGACCACCGCATCCTTCAGGAACTCCAGACGGACTCCAGACTCAGCATGCGGGAACTCGGCCGCCGCGTCGGCCTCAGCGCCCCCGCCGTGACAGAACGAGTTCGTCGCCTCGAGGACGCCGGCGTCATCCTCGGCTACGGCGTCCGCGTCGCCAGCAAGCCCCTGGGCCGCACCATCACGGCCTTCATCGGCGTGCAGGACAGCGGCCGGAACGATCCCACACTTGTCCGCTGGGCCACCCGCCATGACGGCGTCCTCGAGTGCCACTCCGTGACCGGCGACAACTCATGCATCCTGAAAGTGGCCGTCCCGGACGTCGGCGCCCTGGAATCCATGCTGACCGAACTGATCAACATGGGCTTCACCTGCGATACGAGCATCGTGCTCAGCACCCCGCTGGAAGGCAAACTCCTCCTTCCACCCAAATAG
- the ablA gene encoding lysine 2,3-aminomutase: MPIHPQATIRSQMMLPRNHRAPKWADVPDEQWYDWKWQLKNRINSVDELEEVIRLTESERAGASAEGIFRLDITPYFASLMDAEDPTCPVRRQVIPTHHELEPFTSMMEDSLAEDKHSPVPGLVHRYPDRVLMLVTTQCASYCRYCTRSRIVGDPSETFNLAEYEQQLNYLRNTPQVRDVLLSGGDPLTLAPKVLGRLLSELRKIEHIEIIRIGTRVPVFMPMRVTQELCDVLAENHPVWMNIHVNHPKEITPEVAEACDRLTRAGVPLGNQSVLLRGVNDHPVIMQKLVRELVKIRVRPYYIYQCDLVHGAGHLRTTVSKGLEIMESLRGHTSGYSVPTYVVDAPGGGGKIPVAPNYVLSHSPEKLILRNFEGYIAAYSEPTDYTGPDMVVPTEWQRKEPGQTGIFGLMEGERISIEPKEFSESRHRPGATQHRLNSREDKWAAHGIGTQLTDTAPDGMPQTSPPISGD, translated from the coding sequence ATGCCCATTCATCCACAGGCCACCATCCGCAGCCAGATGATGCTGCCCCGCAACCACCGCGCACCCAAATGGGCGGACGTGCCCGACGAGCAGTGGTACGACTGGAAATGGCAGTTGAAAAATCGCATCAATTCGGTTGATGAACTCGAGGAAGTCATCCGCCTGACCGAATCCGAACGTGCCGGCGCAAGCGCCGAAGGCATCTTCCGCCTGGACATCACGCCGTACTTCGCGTCCCTGATGGACGCCGAGGACCCCACCTGCCCCGTGCGGCGTCAGGTGATTCCCACCCATCACGAACTCGAACCGTTCACCAGCATGATGGAAGACTCCCTCGCGGAGGACAAGCACAGCCCCGTGCCGGGCCTCGTGCACCGGTACCCCGACCGGGTCCTGATGCTCGTCACCACGCAGTGCGCCAGCTACTGCCGCTACTGCACGCGCAGCCGCATCGTGGGTGACCCCAGCGAAACGTTCAACCTGGCCGAGTACGAGCAGCAGCTGAACTACCTGCGCAACACCCCGCAGGTGCGTGACGTGCTGCTCTCCGGCGGGGACCCCCTGACCCTGGCTCCCAAGGTTCTGGGCCGCCTGCTGAGCGAACTGCGCAAAATCGAGCACATCGAGATCATCCGCATCGGCACGCGCGTTCCGGTGTTCATGCCCATGCGCGTCACGCAGGAACTCTGCGACGTGCTCGCCGAGAACCACCCCGTGTGGATGAACATTCACGTGAACCACCCCAAGGAGATCACGCCGGAAGTTGCCGAGGCCTGCGACCGCCTCACCCGCGCCGGGGTGCCGCTCGGGAACCAGAGCGTGCTGCTGCGCGGCGTGAACGACCACCCTGTGATCATGCAGAAACTCGTGCGGGAACTCGTGAAAATCCGCGTGCGCCCCTACTACATCTACCAGTGTGACCTCGTGCACGGCGCCGGGCACCTGCGCACCACCGTCAGCAAAGGCCTGGAAATCATGGAAAGCCTGCGCGGCCACACCAGTGGTTACTCGGTGCCCACCTACGTCGTCGATGCGCCCGGCGGCGGCGGGAAGATCCCGGTTGCGCCCAACTACGTCCTGTCGCACAGCCCAGAGAAACTCATCCTGCGGAACTTCGAAGGGTACATCGCCGCGTACAGCGAACCCACCGACTACACCGGCCCGGATATGGTCGTTCCTACCGAATGGCAGCGCAAGGAACCCGGACAGACCGGTATTTTCGGTCTCATGGAAGGCGAGCGCATCAGCATTGAACCCAAGGAGTTCAGCGAGAGCCGTCACCGCCCCGGGGCCACCCAGCACCGCCTGAACAGCCGCGAGGACAAGTGGGCTGCCCACGGCATCGGCACGCAGCTCACCGATACCGCGCCCGACGGCATGCCCCAGACGTCCCCGCCCATCAGCGGCGACTGA
- a CDS encoding acetyl ornithine aminotransferase family protein, whose amino-acid sequence MTTLPKARQPELKTSLPGPHTAAIMERDRQHLSTSYMRPYPFVPDHGEGVWLTDVDGNTMLDFFAGIAVSTTGHAHPHVVKAVQEQITKFTHVCLTDYPQEITTSLAERLVRHVERPGEKWRVFFSNSGAEAVEAAVKLARNHTGRPHIISTMGSFHGRTYGAITLTGSKTKYKRGFGPLLPAVSHVPYPNPFRPPLGSTPETCGQAVLEHIESLFVGILPADEVAAIIVEPMQGEGGYIVPPADFLPGLRALCDKYGIMLIFDEVQAGMGRTGKMFSFQHFDVQPDIITSAKGIASGMPLGALLAKESVMTWPVGSHGSTYGGNPVAAAAAHATLDLLEGKVRHPGCGDNLMHNAAQVGAFIMSALKAMQAEFAFLGDVRGEGLFIGLEFVKPDGSPDGALRDRASMAMFERGLLNLDCGEAVIRISPPLILTREEAETGLNIMRETLRTLQ is encoded by the coding sequence ATGACCACCCTGCCCAAAGCCCGTCAGCCTGAACTGAAAACCTCGCTTCCCGGCCCGCACACGGCCGCCATCATGGAACGCGACCGGCAGCACCTCTCCACGTCGTACATGCGGCCGTACCCGTTCGTCCCGGATCACGGCGAAGGCGTGTGGCTGACCGACGTGGACGGCAACACCATGCTCGACTTCTTCGCGGGTATCGCCGTGAGCACCACCGGGCACGCCCACCCGCACGTGGTGAAGGCCGTGCAGGAGCAGATCACGAAGTTCACGCACGTGTGCCTGACGGACTACCCTCAGGAGATCACCACGAGTCTCGCCGAGCGCCTGGTCAGGCATGTGGAACGACCCGGCGAGAAGTGGCGCGTGTTCTTCAGCAACTCCGGCGCGGAGGCGGTCGAGGCGGCCGTGAAACTGGCGCGCAACCACACGGGCCGGCCGCACATCATCTCCACCATGGGCAGCTTCCACGGCCGCACGTACGGCGCGATTACCCTGACGGGCAGCAAGACGAAATACAAGCGCGGGTTCGGACCGCTGCTGCCTGCCGTGTCGCACGTCCCGTACCCGAACCCTTTCCGGCCGCCGCTGGGCAGCACCCCGGAAACCTGCGGGCAGGCGGTACTGGAGCACATCGAGTCCCTGTTCGTGGGCATCCTTCCGGCCGATGAGGTCGCGGCCATCATTGTGGAACCCATGCAGGGTGAGGGCGGGTACATCGTGCCCCCCGCAGACTTCCTGCCGGGCCTGCGCGCCCTGTGCGACAAGTACGGCATCATGCTGATCTTCGATGAGGTGCAGGCCGGAATGGGCCGTACAGGGAAGATGTTCTCCTTCCAGCACTTCGACGTTCAGCCGGATATCATTACCTCCGCGAAGGGCATCGCCTCCGGCATGCCCCTGGGCGCCCTGCTGGCCAAGGAGAGCGTCATGACGTGGCCGGTCGGGTCACACGGCAGCACGTACGGCGGGAACCCCGTAGCGGCTGCCGCGGCGCACGCCACGCTGGACCTGCTGGAAGGCAAGGTCCGGCACCCCGGCTGCGGCGACAACCTGATGCACAACGCCGCGCAGGTCGGCGCGTTCATCATGTCGGCGCTGAAGGCGATGCAGGCGGAGTTCGCGTTCCTGGGTGACGTACGGGGCGAGGGCCTGTTCATTGGTCTGGAATTCGTGAAGCCTGACGGCAGTCCGGACGGCGCGCTGCGGGACCGCGCGTCCATGGCGATGTTCGAGCGCGGCCTGTTGAACCTGGACTGCGGTGAGGCCGTCATCCGCATCAGCCCGCCCCTGATCCTCACGCGTGAAGAGGCCGAGACGGGCCTGAACATCATGCGTGAGACGCTCCGCACCCTGCAGTAA